The Paenibacillus sophorae genome has a segment encoding these proteins:
- a CDS encoding dihydrolipoamide acetyltransferase family protein, which yields MTKFNYPFPELGEGLHEGEIIKMHIKAGDKVTDEDIIMEVQNDKAVVEVPCPVNGTVLEVLAKDGDVFRVGQTVAVIDAEGDIPEQEGGHAEEQSAQEADSAKGSADTASSPAASSPADAKAGEAGGAEAVPVPNRDVLATPSVRKFARDNSVDISKVNGSGKGGKVTREDVEAFLNGGQAAAVEAASEAAPAEKAAAPAAAAASGNVSLEEERVPFKGIRKAIANAMVKSAYTAPHVTIMDEVDVTELVAFRTRMKPVAEKKGVKVTYLPFIVKALVAASRQFPALNATIDEEANEIVYKKYYNIGIATDTENGLIVPVIKDADRKSIWMIASAISDLAARGREGKLSPNEMKGSTISITNIGSAGGMFFTPIINFPEVAILGTGRISEKPVVKNGEIVAAPVMALSLSFDHRIIDGATAQNFMNYIKSLLANPELLVMEV from the coding sequence GTGACAAAATTCAATTACCCGTTCCCCGAGCTGGGCGAAGGCCTGCACGAAGGCGAAATCATCAAGATGCACATCAAGGCCGGGGATAAAGTGACCGACGAAGACATTATTATGGAAGTGCAGAACGACAAGGCGGTCGTCGAAGTTCCTTGTCCTGTTAACGGAACCGTTCTGGAAGTGCTCGCCAAGGACGGCGACGTGTTCCGCGTAGGCCAGACTGTTGCGGTTATCGACGCCGAAGGCGACATTCCGGAACAGGAAGGCGGCCATGCCGAGGAGCAGAGCGCGCAGGAAGCCGATTCGGCCAAAGGCAGCGCGGACACGGCTTCGTCTCCGGCGGCATCCAGCCCGGCTGACGCGAAAGCGGGCGAAGCCGGCGGTGCGGAAGCCGTTCCGGTGCCGAATCGCGATGTTCTGGCTACGCCGAGCGTGCGCAAATTTGCCCGTGACAACAGCGTGGACATCTCCAAGGTGAACGGCAGCGGCAAAGGCGGCAAAGTCACCCGTGAGGACGTCGAAGCGTTCCTGAATGGCGGCCAGGCGGCAGCAGTGGAAGCGGCCTCCGAAGCGGCTCCAGCAGAGAAAGCGGCGGCTCCCGCAGCTGCGGCAGCTTCCGGGAATGTGAGCCTCGAGGAAGAGCGCGTACCGTTCAAGGGCATACGCAAAGCGATTGCGAACGCCATGGTCAAATCGGCTTATACCGCTCCGCACGTGACGATTATGGACGAAGTGGATGTAACCGAGCTGGTCGCTTTCCGCACACGCATGAAGCCTGTAGCCGAGAAGAAGGGCGTGAAGGTAACCTATCTTCCGTTTATCGTCAAAGCGCTTGTTGCGGCTTCCCGTCAGTTCCCGGCGCTTAATGCGACCATTGACGAAGAAGCGAATGAAATTGTGTACAAGAAATACTACAACATCGGTATTGCTACCGATACAGAGAACGGCCTGATCGTTCCGGTGATCAAGGATGCCGACCGCAAGAGCATCTGGATGATCGCGTCGGCGATCAGCGATCTGGCAGCCCGCGGCCGCGAAGGCAAGCTGAGCCCGAACGAAATGAAGGGCAGCACGATTTCCATCACGAACATCGGCTCCGCCGGCGGCATGTTCTTTACGCCGATCATTAACTTCCCTGAAGTGGCTATCCTGGGAACGGGTCGCATCAGCGAGAAGCCGGTTGTGAAGAACGGCGAGATCGTAGCCGCTCCGGTTATGGCTCTTTCCTTAAGCTTCGACCATCGCATTATCGACGGCGCAACCGCGCAGAACTTTATGAACTACATTAAATCGCTGCTCGCAAATCCGGAGCTGCTGGTTATGGAGGTGTAA
- a CDS encoding alpha-ketoacid dehydrogenase subunit beta gives MAQMNMKEAIRDAMRVELKRDPNVLIFGEDVGHVGGVFRATEGLQSEFGEERVFDTPLAESAIGGLAVGLGVQGFRPIAEIQFVGFIFEALDQMVVQAARLRYRTGGKYNAPIVFRTPFGGGVKAAELHTDSLEGLLAQSPGIKVVVPSNPYDAKGLLIAAIRDNDPVFFMEHLNLYHAFRTEVPEGDYTVEIGKANVVREGSDVTIIAYGLMVHTATKAADELEKSGIKAEIIDLRTVSPIDIDTIVESVKKTNRAIVVQEAQKSAGVAAEVIAQINEKAILHLEAPVLRIAGPDTVYPFAQIEDTWLPNPARIIAGVKKVLEF, from the coding sequence ATGGCACAAATGAATATGAAAGAAGCGATTCGCGACGCGATGCGCGTCGAATTAAAACGTGATCCGAATGTCCTGATCTTCGGCGAAGACGTCGGCCATGTAGGTGGCGTGTTCCGGGCAACGGAAGGATTGCAGAGTGAGTTCGGCGAGGAGCGCGTATTCGATACGCCGCTTGCGGAATCCGCTATTGGCGGTCTTGCTGTGGGCCTTGGCGTACAAGGTTTCCGGCCGATTGCCGAGATCCAGTTCGTCGGCTTTATTTTTGAAGCGCTGGACCAAATGGTTGTTCAGGCTGCCCGTCTGCGCTACCGGACCGGCGGCAAATACAACGCTCCTATCGTCTTCCGTACTCCGTTTGGCGGCGGCGTCAAGGCGGCCGAGCTGCACACCGACTCCCTGGAAGGTCTGCTTGCCCAGAGCCCCGGCATCAAGGTTGTCGTTCCTTCCAATCCTTATGATGCGAAGGGACTGCTGATCGCGGCTATCCGCGACAATGACCCGGTATTTTTCATGGAGCATTTGAACCTGTATCATGCTTTCCGCACTGAGGTTCCGGAAGGTGACTATACAGTTGAAATCGGCAAGGCCAACGTCGTTCGCGAAGGCTCCGATGTTACGATTATCGCTTACGGCTTGATGGTACATACGGCCACCAAGGCTGCCGATGAACTTGAGAAGAGCGGCATCAAAGCCGAGATCATTGACCTGCGCACCGTCAGCCCGATCGACATCGACACGATTGTGGAATCCGTGAAGAAGACGAACCGTGCCATTGTGGTGCAAGAAGCCCAAAAGAGCGCCGGCGTCGCTGCCGAAGTTATTGCGCAAATCAACGAAAAGGCGATTCTGCATCTCGAAGCCCCTGTTCTGCGGATTGCAGGACCGGACACGGTATATCCGTTCGCCCAAATCGAAGACACCTGGCTGCCGAATCCCGCCCGCATCATTGCCGGCGTGAAGAAAGTTCTGGAATTTTAA